In Nomascus leucogenys isolate Asia chromosome 8, Asia_NLE_v1, whole genome shotgun sequence, a single genomic region encodes these proteins:
- the LOC115836413 gene encoding uncharacterized protein LOC115836413 gives MFRLADPLNVRLLAGDIDQPKVRNASIPDFVTHNLLVHITGITEAILGYGHSGAISLMATSGRKWAQAPPGNLSPEAAASCKLGGAGCAAGPQRPGARPWCWRQGGRGRWRVQERRVSHTRRLGRRRQWQRQAPPGRARARGRRLPPSVARCLSRPHSPPLRGRARPSARRKEEGSQGRREVPAAAADPGQGGGCGSDGAGARSTAGGVRPQGPRRGALGPSALPRAVGRDPMRRAHEGRESPSSGGARRRAVLQLLEPESCRQEAAAART, from the exons ATGTTCAG GCTGGCCGATCCTCTGAATGTCAGACTTTTGGCTGGGGACATCGACCAGCCAAAAGTCAGAAATGCCTCCATCCCAGATTTTGTCACCCACAACTTGCTGGTTCATATCACAG GTATCACAGAGGCTATCCTGGGTTATGGCCATTCTGGGGCCATATCATTAATGGCCACCTCAGGGAGGAAGTGGGCT CAGGCTCCTCCTGGCAACCTCTCGCCCGAGGCGGCGGCGAGCTGCAAGCTAGGTGGAGCCGGCTGCGCGGCGGGACCCCAGCGCCCTGGGGCACGACCCTGGTGCTGGCGCCAGGGCGGCCGCGGGAGGTGGCGCGTGCAAGAGCGGAGAG TGTCACACACGCGGCggctcgggaggcggaggcagtgGCAGCGACAGGCGCCGCCGGGACGGGCACGGGCGCGCGGGCGCCGGCTGCCTCCCTCCGTCGCTCGCTGTCTCTCCCGGCCGCATTCTCCTCCGCTGCGGGGCCGAGCTCGCCCCAGCGCTcgcaggaaggaagaagggagccaAGGACGCCGAGAAGTTCCCGCGGCAGCCGCGGATCCCGGCCAAGGCGGAGGCTGCGGCTCCGACGGGGCAGGAGCGCGATCCACGGCGGGGGGCGTACGGCCACAGGGTCCGCGGCGTGGAGCGCTCGGACCTTCCGCTCTCCCCCGGGCCGTGGGCCGGGACCCCATGAGACGCGCCCACGAGGGGCGCGAGAGCCCTAGCTCGGGCGGCGCTAGGCGGAGGGCGGTGCTGCAGCTGCTGGAACCAGAGAGCTGCCGgcaggaggcggcggcggcgagaACTTGA